Below is a window of Tolypothrix bouteillei VB521301 DNA.
CAAACCCGATTTAACCGTAGATGAAGTATAAAAATGCTCAAGAGAAAAAAGAAATATCCCCTGTTCTGCTGCTTCATCAATCACAGCATTACTTTTTATATCAGAAGTTAAAAAAGTAGCAATATGCAGACCAGCTTCAGCGGGAATAGGTTCTAACCAAGGAGAAAAAGATTTCTTCAGATTCGCAATTAAACATTGCCGACGCTGGTCATAAATTTTATGTAACTTCCGAATATGCTTTGCTAAATAACCATCAACAATAAACTTTGCCAGTGTTGCTTGCGCTAACACTGGACTGTGCAGATCGCTCAGTTGTTTTGCCACAACTAACGCCTGTTGTATCAAATCTGGAGCAACAATAAATCCCAAACGGAGCTCTGGAAACATCACTTTAGAGAATGTCCCCACGTAGAGAACTCTTCCAGTACGGTCTAAATTCTGCAATGATTCCAATGGTCGTCCGGCAAAACGAAACTCGCTATCGTAATCATCCTCAATAATCGCCGCCCCATGCTGTGTTGCCCATTCCAGGAGTGCGATCCGACGTGGTAATGACATTGGCATCCCTAAAGGAAACTGGTGCGAAGGAGTCACATAGATCAGCTTTGCATTTTTGGGAAGGCACTCCACTTGCAGTCCTTGTGCATCTACTGGAACTCCAACCACTTGTGCGCCATAGGACTCGAAAAGAAGACGTACAGGAGGATAGCCCGGATCTTCCATTGCTACCACTGTTTGCGGTTCAATCAGAACTCGCGCAATTAAATCAAATGCTTGCTGTGCGCCATTCGTCACGATGACGTTGTCTTGATGACACCTGACAGCACGGCTGAAGGACACGTATTTGACGATCGCGTCTCGTAATTCTCTGATACCTTCTGGCGGTCCATATCCTACAGGTACTTCGGCTAAACGACGCGAACAGAAAGCGGATATGCGCCGCCAATCTTCAAAGGGAAATCTCAGTTTATCGGGAAGACTTAGGGAAAAGTTATACATCAAATTGGCTGGTGGAGGGGGTAACAATTGAGCACCAGTTAACTGTCGCCAAAAAGGTTTGATCTCAATAGCTGATTGTCTGAGATTTTGAAGGGAGCGATCGCTGGAAACAATATCAGCAACGAAAGTCCCCGCACCAACGCGTCCCTCAAGCAATCCATCACTCACGAGCAAATCATACGCCTCCATCACCGTATTTCTCGAAACACCCAATTGAGACGCCAGTTCGCGAGTTGGTAGTAGTTGCTCGCCTGCGGGCAAACGCCCATCCAAAATCGCCGCCCGAAGCTGTCGGTAAATTTGCCCGGTTAAATCGTGACGTTCAGCCAGTGTTAGATGGAACTCCATACCTTTTCCCACTGAAATTGGACTACTCAAATTTATAATAATTGGATCTTCAGTCCAACCAAAATCCGCTCTAACTTTAAAACGAAGGCAGAAGTACGCTCGCTACTAGGGCAGAAGGCACTTAGGTGGGGATTTAAACCCGCACCGTTATTGTTGACCGCGCCTCTCGGAGATTACGATCGCGAAAACTGTGGACAAACATTTATATTACTGGTGGCAAATTGTGGCTTATGAATGATGAAATATCAGAATATATAGATAACTCTGTTGATTACGTCTTAGATTTAATCAAATTAACTTGGAGTCGTGCCACAGGTTAAAAGCTGACTATCCACATCCTTCAAACTCGCACAACCACTTAATGCCATAGCTACATCTAATTCATCTCTTAACAAAGAGATAACACGAGCAACACCGGCTTCTCCAGCAACAGCCAATCCCCACAATATGGGACGACCGACCAACACAGCTTTGGCTCCTAACGCTAGAGCTTTTAAAATATCCGTTCCTCTACGGATTCCTCCATCGATTAAGATTTCAGCACGCCCATCGACTGCTTTGACGACTTCTACTAAGGCGTTTAAAGAAGCGATCGCACCATCCAATTGACGTCCGCCGTGATTGGAAACAACAATTGCCTTTGCTCCATATTCTATTGCTCGCACGGCATCATCTCCCCGTAAAATTCCTTTCAATACCAAAGGTAGGGGAGATAAAGACTGCAACCATTCTAAATCTTTCCACGTGATTGCCGGGTCTAATTGCTGGGCAAAATAGGTAAACAAACCAGATTCCCCTGCTTGATAGGGAATATTCAGCCCGGAGATATTGACCAAATTAGCCAATTGCAAACCTGGTGGTAGAGCAAACTCATTGTGTCTGTCTCGTTCTCTACGTCCCAAAACAGGCGCATCTACAGTCAAGCAAAGTGCTTTATACCCTGCATTGTAAGCTCTTTCTACCAAAGCGCGAGTCAGTCCTCGGTCTTTATGGATGTAAAGTTGGAACCATTGCAAAGCAGGAGAATCAGAGCCATGGCAACTGCTGGCAACTTCTTCTATACTTTTTGTGGAGAGAGTGCTTAACACCATTCCAACACCAGAGGAGCGAGCTGCTCTTGCTGTGGCAATTTCTCCTTCAGGACAAGCAAGACATTGAAAAGCCATCGGAGCAATGAGGAGAGGCATTTGAATGGGTTGACTCAAGATATGAGTTGCCAAATTGCGCTTGCTCACATCCACAAGCATTCGCGGACGCAACTTGTATCGTTCAAAAGCCGCCCGATTATCTCTTAAGGTGATCTCATCCCAAGCACCACTGGCGTAATAGTCTAATGCCATTTGAGATAAGCACTCAACGGCTAACTTTTCATACTCAAATAAATTCAGCGGTCTTGTACTATTCTTATTCATTGTCTGTTCCATCGCGATGCACGGTGTCAGGTGAAAATGCAGGAAGACAAACAGCGATATACTCAGCTCCCTCTTCTGTAGGAGTGCTGTAGCGAACCCATTCACCCGCTCGTGCAATGACCCCTTGTCCGGCTTGAACATCCAAGTACCCATCCGAAGATTCTACTCTCAACGTGCCTTTCAGGACTAGAGTGAATTCATCAAATTCAGGACGCTGTCCCGGTTCAATCCACCCACTGGGCGATCGCATATGAGCAATACTGACAACTTCAGTCTGAGTTGATACACGACCGATGTACTCATCAATTATCTTGGGCTTATTACCTGCAGCTTCGATACGCTTCGGTTGCGGTATAAGTTGTGGCATGGTTGTTAACTATCATTGAGAGCATCACAAAGATAAGTGTATCAAGATAAAGGTTTAGATTCTTAGCCGAGCGCACACGATCCCATTTTCCATAAGATTTGAGGATAAATCGAGTCCGTGGGCGATATTTGTGCAATATGCTCGTTTCACTCATCAACATAGAACTTGCTTCGATAGATGAGCAGGTAATTCTTAACCTAATGTTTAATAATCAAGTTCATAGCTATGTAGCCAAAGTAGAA
It encodes the following:
- a CDS encoding PLP-dependent aminotransferase family protein; amino-acid sequence: MSSPISVGKGMEFHLTLAERHDLTGQIYRQLRAAILDGRLPAGEQLLPTRELASQLGVSRNTVMEAYDLLVSDGLLEGRVGAGTFVADIVSSDRSLQNLRQSAIEIKPFWRQLTGAQLLPPPPANLMYNFSLSLPDKLRFPFEDWRRISAFCSRRLAEVPVGYGPPEGIRELRDAIVKYVSFSRAVRCHQDNVIVTNGAQQAFDLIARVLIEPQTVVAMEDPGYPPVRLLFESYGAQVVGVPVDAQGLQVECLPKNAKLIYVTPSHQFPLGMPMSLPRRIALLEWATQHGAAIIEDDYDSEFRFAGRPLESLQNLDRTGRVLYVGTFSKVMFPELRLGFIVAPDLIQQALVVAKQLSDLHSPVLAQATLAKFIVDGYLAKHIRKLHKIYDQRRQCLIANLKKSFSPWLEPIPAEAGLHIATFLTSDIKSNAVIDEAAEQGIFLFSLEHFYTSSTVKSGLIFGYGTIEVKQINAGLDLLRKILSKNV
- a CDS encoding alpha-hydroxy acid oxidase gives rise to the protein MNKNSTRPLNLFEYEKLAVECLSQMALDYYASGAWDEITLRDNRAAFERYKLRPRMLVDVSKRNLATHILSQPIQMPLLIAPMAFQCLACPEGEIATARAARSSGVGMVLSTLSTKSIEEVASSCHGSDSPALQWFQLYIHKDRGLTRALVERAYNAGYKALCLTVDAPVLGRRERDRHNEFALPPGLQLANLVNISGLNIPYQAGESGLFTYFAQQLDPAITWKDLEWLQSLSPLPLVLKGILRGDDAVRAIEYGAKAIVVSNHGGRQLDGAIASLNALVEVVKAVDGRAEILIDGGIRRGTDILKALALGAKAVLVGRPILWGLAVAGEAGVARVISLLRDELDVAMALSGCASLKDVDSQLLTCGTTPS
- a CDS encoding cupin domain-containing protein, whose translation is MPQLIPQPKRIEAAGNKPKIIDEYIGRVSTQTEVVSIAHMRSPSGWIEPGQRPEFDEFTLVLKGTLRVESSDGYLDVQAGQGVIARAGEWVRYSTPTEEGAEYIAVCLPAFSPDTVHRDGTDNE